In one Cercospora beticola chromosome 1, complete sequence genomic region, the following are encoded:
- a CDS encoding mitochondrial 37S ribosomal protein mS38 — MFSKSLARAANRTCAAVASPGSSSTTAVQRTTQCLAARQQPHQRRPSSSSSKASSCPPENAASDGKPAPAAKPVAEEKAVMTEPASQQRGNKKVTRAKRSRTTAVPDKQEDQFAGLPAVPGMHMQYPEFSVSNFFSLHRPLSLGSTIPPPSSTEAFDRIFESRKPRDPWENGNSAEGRPEDVVYALRHQFEDMEIKTGQTEEDGVRWEVMQEQSGQHDGVKHLDGPPRLKTLDEMVAQFRPFEAPPPPQPFPEEVKAVEKKKASKPKQKHYATTIFLTESTSETGQTTYTASTSPIVRIPESQAVVEEPAQESNRSGFRERMQRNQRAYFLRQQEKMTARPMGQSFIRNAPSASRLNRMLLISVKRQRKLKMKKHKYKKLMKRTRNLRRRQDRA; from the exons ATGTTCTCCAAATCGCTCGCCCGCGCTGCGAACCGCACATGCGCTGCAGTCGCCAGTCCGGGCAGCTCTTCGACTACCGCCGTTCAGCGAACGACACAGTGCTTAGCCGCTCGCCAACAACCGCATCAGCGCAGGccgtccagcagcagcagtaagGCGTCATCATGCCCTCCGGAGAACGCTGCGAGCGATGGCAAACCAGCACCAGCTGCAAAGCCCGTcgcggaggagaaggcggTCATGACAGAGCCGGCATCGCAGCAGCGAGGGAATAAGAAAGTCACCCGGGCAAAGCGTTCGCGGACTACCGCAGTGCCCGATAAGCAGGAGGATCAGTTTGCGGGATTGCCTGCCGTGCCTGGAATGCACATGCAGTATCCAG AATTCTCCGTatccaacttcttctcgttgcATCGACCACTCTCCTTAGGATCCACAATACCGCCTCCATCGAGCACCGAAGCCTTTGACCGGATATTCGAGTCTCGAAAACCGCGAGATCCATGGGAGAATGGGAATTCAGCAGAAGGAAGGCCAGAAGATGTTGTGTACGCACTGCGCCATCAATTCGAGGACATGGAGATCAAAACAGGGCAGACAGAAGAGGACGGCGTGCGATGGGAAGTCATGCAGGAACAGTCAGGGCAGCACGACGGTGTGAAGCATCTTGACGGACCGCCACGATTGAAGACATTGGACGAGATGGTCGCCCAGTTTCGGCCATTTGaggcacctcctccgccacagcCCTTTCCCGAGGAAGTGAAAgctgtggagaagaagaaggcctccAAACCAAAACAGAAGCATTACGCCACCACGATCTTCCTTACGGAGTCTACCAGCGAGACAGGGCAGACGACATATACCGCATCTACATCACCCATCGTCCGCATTCCGGAATCACAGGCCGTAGTTGAAGAGCCTGCGCAGGAAAGCAACCGCAGCGGCTTCCGAGAACGTATGCAGCGCAACCAGAGAGCATACTTCCTCCGCCAACAAGAGAAGATGACAGCCAGACCAATGGGACAATCTTTCATCCGAAATGCTCCCAGTGCATCTAGGCTCAATCGCATGCTTCTGATTTCTGTCAAGCGCCAGCGAaagttgaagatgaagaagcacaagTATAAGAAGCTTATGAAGCGGACAAGGAACTTGAGACGGAGACAGGATCGTGCTTAA
- the CYS3 gene encoding cystathionine gamma-lyase cys3 produces MTVPQLNGHGPIETPPRAPSPVHKFGTLAVHAGSPHDPVTGAVIEPISLSTTFAQTSVGKPVGDHEYTRSSNPNRWNFETSIAALEKAKYALAFASGSATTAIILQSLAAGSHVVSVSDVYGGTHRYFTKVASAHGVRVTFSPSIELDISELITQETKLIWIETPSNPTLSLVDIRAVAAIAHEHGIMVVVDNTFMSPYVQNPLEHGADIVVHSVTKYINGHSDVLMGVAAYNSDALHERLKFLQNAIGAVPSPFDCWLAHRGAKTLHLRAREATKNATAVAQALEASPHVLAVNYPGLDSHKQRKVAIKQHREGMGGGMLSFRIKGGNEAANRFCEATQIFTLAESLGGVESLVEVPASMTHMGIPKEQREAAGVFDDLVRISCGVEDADDLIADVKQALEKVVIGTKVTNGVTNGH; encoded by the exons ATGACTGTTCCACAGCTGAACGGCCACGGCCCCATTGAGACGCCACCGCGAGCTCCGTCTCCAGTGCACAAGTTTGGTACATTGGCTGTTCACGCAGGTTCGCCACACGACCCAGTGACCGGAGCTGTCATTGAGCCAATTTCGCTCAGCACAACCTTCGCACAAACCTCCGTTGGCAAGCCAGTCGGCGACCATGAGTACACACGATCATCCAACCCAAACAGATGGAACTTCGAGACGTCAATAGCAGCTCTCGAGAAGGCCAAGTACGCGCTAGCATTCGCATCCGGCTCAGCAACCACAGCAATCATTCTCCAAAGCCTCGCAGCAGGTAGCCATGTCGTGTCCGTCTCAGACGTATACGGTGGCACGCACCGCTACTTCACCAAAGTGGCCTCCGCACACGGTGTCCGCGTCACATTCTCCCCcagcatcgagctcgacatcTCCGAACTAATCACACAAGAAACCAAACTGATCTGGATCGAAACACCCTCCAACCCCACGCTCTCCCTCGTCGACATCCGCGCCGTAGCCGCCATCGCCCACGAACATGGCATCATGGTCGTCGTCGACAACACCTTCATGTCACCCTACGTTCAAAATCCTCTCGAACACGGCGCCGATATCGTAGTCCACAGCGTAACAAAATACATCAATGGCCACTCAGACGTCCTCATGGGCGTGGCAGCCTACAACTCTGACGCTCTCCACGAGCGTCTGAAATTCTTGCAAAATGCCATCGGAGCTGTGCCCAGTCCATTCGACTGCTGGCTCGCACACCGCGGAGCTAAGACACTCCACTTGCGAGCTCGCGAAGCGACCAAGAACGCCACAGCTGTCGCGCAAGCTCTCGAGGCAAGCCCACATGTTCTTGCAGTCAACTATCCTGGGTTGGATAGCCACAAGCAGAGGAAAGTGGCAATCAAGCAACACCGAGAGGGCATGGGCGGTGGTATGCTATCGTTCCGCATCAAGGGTGGAAACGAAGCCGCGAACAGATTCTGCGAGGCAACACAGATCTTCACGTTGGCGGAGAGTCTGGGTGGCGTGGAGAGTTTGGTAGAGGTCCCCGCGAGCATGACGCACATGGGAATTCCAAAGGAGCAGAGAGAGGCTGCGGGAGTGTTCGACGATCTCGTACGAATTTCTTGCGGTGTGGAG GACGCCGATGACTTGATTGCCGATGTGAAGCAGGCACTGGAGAAGGTTGTGATTGGTACAAAGGTGACAAACGGGGTGACGAACGGTCACTAG
- a CDS encoding uncharacterized protein (BUSCO:EOG09263U08): MLKLKIGAGTKAAQQGGGASGSGDGDKTPQTPGASTPGGGGIKLKLNFSHPPTPVEPGPSSLNPPASAPAEKKKRAYTKKATDGAPKSKKRALEDDSAAPAAKRKISLKLGGLGGQGGSAAEASASPKITLGQKKTKAQPRLVDIRARGKVPPRPKGVGYDSEDSETEKDPAVQQALILRMQPGPDAEYIRNAIAEGRIGPSSSGGDAEVSIKFLERNYRRAYIKVQGRMYGAVLVDLPCIVESMKSFDKKGWWKVADIAQMLLVLGRCDTEEQVKTMPLPREVNKENYQYAHGITPPMHWARKRRFRKRLNYNEAMNVEEEVNRLLQADKEWEERGGSVTSARIGDLQQQQQQEQHEDVEMGQADQQNGGYSFEFGDEDAEGEDAIETVEHDDMEEGDPDLEAGLQAMFDENEDEADASQLISDSPAPIADQGASMAAAAMQSDIDATPVGTPAAEQTQDEQSDDEDESDEDEDSPDVVDEDAAAKAAERAQQLEEVADLEREVERAKYKVNSMSNQLLQQRERKKLAALEEELAVKKQVFGLDMED, encoded by the coding sequence ATGCTGAAGCTGAAAATCGGAGCCGGCACCAAGGCCGCACAACAGGGCGGCGGCGCCAGTGGAAGCGGCGATGGCGACAAGACACCACAGACACCTGGTGCGAGCACAccgggcggcggcggcatcaaACTGAAGTTGAACTTCTCACATCCTCCGACTCCCGTCGAACCAGGACCATCGTCGCTCAACCCGCCGGCGAGCGCCccggcggagaagaagaagcgcgcaTATACCAAAAAGGCTACTGATGGCGCGCCCAAAAGCAAGAAGCGCGCTCTGGAGGATGACTCTGCCGCCCCGGCTGCCAAACGGAAAATCTCCCTCAAATTGGGAGGACTAGGAGGGCAAGGAGGTTCGGCAGCAGAGGCCTCAGCATCGCCGAAAATCACGCTGGGGCAGAAGAAGACAAAAGCTCAGCCGAGACTGGTCGACATTCGCGCGCGTGGTAAGGTGCCACCGCGGCCGAAAGGTGTCGGATACGATTCTGAGGATTCCGAGACCGAAAAGGACCCCGCTGTCCAGCAAGCATTGATCTTGCGCATGCAGCCCGGACCAGACGCCGAATACATCAGGAATGCGATTGCCGAAGGCAGGATTGGACCATCTTCGAGCGGCGGTGATGCGGAGGTCTCAATCAAGTTCCTCGAGCGCAATTACAGGCGCGCTTACATCAAAGTGCAAGGCAGGATGTACGGGGCAGTATTGGTCGATTTACCATGCATCGTTGAGTCGATGAAGAGCTTTGACAAAAAGGGCTGGTGGAAGGTGGCAGACATCGCACAGATGTTGCTTGTGCTCGGGAGATGCGACACAGAGGAGCAGGTGAAGACGATGCCCCTTCCGAGAGAAGTGAATAAGGAGAACTATCAATACGCACACGGAATCACGCCGCCTATGCATTGGGCTCGGAAACGCCGCTTCCGGAAGAGGCTGAACTACAACGAGGCGATGAatgtcgaagaagaggttAACAGGCTTTTGCAGGCGGACAAGGAGTGGGAGGAACGGGGAGGCTCAGTCACAAGCGCGAGGATTGGAGacctccagcaacagcagcagcaagagcaacaCGAGGATGTGGAAATGGGGCAGGCAGACCAACAGAACGGGGGCTACTCATTCGAATtcggcgatgaagatgcgGAAGGGGAGGATGCGATAGAAACAGTCGAGCACGACGATATGGAGGAGGGCGATCCAGATCTTGAAGCAGGACTGCAGGCTATGTTCGATGagaacgaagacgaagccgaCGCATCGCAGCTGATTTCCGACTCACCTGCGCCTATTGCAGATCAAGGGGCTTCTatggccgctgctgccatgcaGTCAGATATCGATGCTACTCCTGTGGGTACTCCAGCGGCCGAGCAAACGCAGGACGAGCAatcagacgacgaggacgaatcggacgaggatgaggattcTCCTGATGTCGTGGACGAGGATGCTGCAGCGAAGGCAGCAGAACGTGCCCAGCAGCTAGAGGAGGTTGCTGATCTGGAACGTGAGGTGGAGCGGGCAAAATACAAAGTCAACAGCATGTCGAATCAGCTGCTGCAACAACgcgagaggaagaagttggCGGCGCTGGAAGAAGAACTTGCCGTGAAGAAGCAGGTCTTTGGTTTGGATATGGAGGACTGA
- the OLA1 gene encoding Obg-like ATPase (BUSCO:EOG09262JWJ), with translation MPPKKEVKQEKVLLGRPGNSLKSGIVGLANVGKSTFFQAITKCPLGNPANFPYATIDPEEARVLVPDERYDWLVDHYKPKSRVPADLTVYDIAGLTRGASTGAGLGNAFLSHIRAVDACFQVVRCFDDAEIIHVEGDVDPIRDLEIIAEELRIKDIEFVEKAYENYQKQTRRGGQSLEMKKLKEEQACVEKVLEHLKAGKDVRKGDWTPKEVEAINPLFLLTAKPVVFLVNLSEKDYIRQKNKHLPKIAEWVKEHATGDPIIPISVSFEERLSRFETVAEADEEAKKLGTKSALPKIITTMRKALDLGSFFTTGTDEVRQWTIRNGTKAPRAAGVIHGDFEKTFIQAIVYNFKTLKELGNEAEVKAQGKVMTKGKDYVVEDGDILLFKAGAAKS, from the exons atgcCTCCTAAGAAGGAAgtgaagcaggagaaggTCCTACTTGGGCGACCTGGCAACAGCTTGAAGAGTGGGATC GTTGGTCTTGCAAACGTAGGAAAGTCGACGTTCTTCCAGGCAATCACAAAATGCCCATTGGGTAACCCAGCCAACTTCCCATATGCTACCATCGACCCCGAGGAAGCGCGCGTCCTAGTGCCTGACGAGCGCTACGACTGGCTTGTCGACCACTACAAGCCCAAGTCGCGCGTGCCTGCCGATTTGACTGTGTACGATATCGCCGGTCTCACACGTGGTGCGTCGACTGGTGCAGGTCTCGGAAATGCCTTCTTGTCACATATTCGAGCTGTCGACGCATGTTTCCAGGTCGTGCGCTGCTTCGACGATGCAGAGATTATCCACGTGGAGGGCGATGTTGACCCGATCCGAGATCTCGAGATTATCGCTGAAGAGCTTCGGATCAAGGACATCGAGTTCGTTGAGAAGGCATACGAGAACTACCAAAAGCAGACTCGCCGCGGTGGCCAGTCACTTGAaatgaagaagctcaaggaagAGCAAGCATGCGTTGAGAAAGTGCTCGAGCACCTTAAGGCGGGCAAAGATGTCCGCAAGGGCGACTGGACTCCAAAAGAG GTCGAGGCAATCAACCCACTGTTCCTTTTGACGGCGAAGCCTGTGGTCTTCCTTGTCAACCTGAGTGAGAAAGACTACATTCGCCAGAAGAACAAGCACCTGCCGAAGATTGCAGAGTGGGTCAAAGAGCACGCAACCGGTGATCCTATCATTCCAATCTCAGTTTCCTTCGAGGAGCGTCTATCAAGATTTGAAACGGTAGCAGAGGCAGATGAAGAGGCAAAGAAGCTGGGCACCAAATCTGCATTGCCCAagatcatcaccaccatgCGCAAAGCGCTTGATCTTGGCTCTTTCTTCACAACTGGAACTGATGAGGTACGGCAATGGACGATCAGAAATGGCACCAAGGCGCCTCGTGCTGCTGGTGTGATTCACGGCGATTTTGAGAAGACCTTCATCCAGGCTATCGTGTACAACTTCAAAACATTAAAGGAGCTGGGCAACGAAGCGGAAGTAAAAGCACAGGGCAAGGTGATGACCAAGGGTAAGGATTATGTCGTCGAGGATGGAGACATCTTGCTATTCAAGGCTGGAGCTGCCAAGTCATAG
- a CDS encoding uncharacterized protein (BUSCO:EOG09260OM6) — MQSEIREQLPDIDSVVVDYAAGYLNHAARQFSAEADPLAEAAAVITQLLISASGDLSDENEASVQNLVQKFVSRLNSQNGVDGERRQQAPSAKRLDQTIQVASQRGVSSTLGLTGGTVDLESANTRKVESRVDKKKLEKAERKLRAKQDRKVFKTVEYEASRLLDQPDEQQSYEEFFMAVNPLQLGSDAQSKSKDIKVDGIDISIGGKRILSDTNLTLAYGRRYGLVGQNGIGKSTLLRALSKREVGIPTHISILHVEQEITGDDTPALQAVLDADVWRKHLLKEQEKISKELAELEAERSSMADTSTDAARLDKQREGLDITLSDVQGKLAEMESDKAESRAASILAGLGFSHERQQFATKTFSGGWRMRLALARALFCEPDLLLLDEPSNMLDVPSITFLSNYLQGYPSTVLVVSHDRAFLNEVATDIIHQHSERLDYYKGANFDSFYATKEERRKTAQREYEKQMAERAHLQAFIDKFRYNAAKSSEAQSRIKKLERMPVLEAPESVYTVHFKFPEVEKLSPPIIQMTNVTFGYTPDKILLRNVDLDVQLDSRIGIVGPNGAGKTTALKLLIGALSPTSGLISQNPRLRIGFFAQHHVDALDLNASAVGFMAAKYPGKSDEEYRRHLGAFGITGMTGLQKMGLLSGGQKSRVAFACIGLQNPHILVLDEPSNHLDIEAMDALSTALREFQGGVLMVSHDVTMLQNVCTSLWVCDNGTVEHFDGTVKDYKKRISAQAGEAGVVAQH; from the exons ATGCAGTCTGAGATACGGGAGCAGCTCCCGGACATCGATTCCGTGGTGGTCGATTACGCAGCTGGTTATCTAAATCACGCGGCTCGACAGTTCAGTGCAGAGGCCGACCCGTTGGCAGAGGCCGCAGCAGTGATAACGCAGCTTCTGATATCTGCATCTGGAGACCTTTCTGACGAAAACGAGGCCTCCGTCCAGAACTTGGTCCAGAAGTTCGTGTCACGACTCAATAGTCAAAATGGCGTTGACGGCGAGAGGCGACAGCAGGCGCCATCCGCCAAGAGGCTTGATCAAACCATTCAAGTAGCGTCACAACGAGGCGTATCATCTACGCTCGGTCTCACAGGTGGCACTGTCGACCTAGAGTCGGCAAACACTCGCAAGGTGGAGTCTCGTgttgacaagaagaagctcgaaaaAGCCGAGCGCAAACTGCGCGCAAAGCAAGACCGTAAAGTCTTCAAGACTGTCGAGTATGAGGCCTCCCGCCTGCTGGACCAGCCAGACGAGCAGCAGTCATACGAAGAGTTCTTCATGGCTGTTAATCCTCTGCAGCTGGGCTCAGATGCGCAATCCAAGAGCAAAGATATCAAGGTCGATGGCATTGACATCTCCATTGGTGGTAAGCGTATCTTATCAGACACAAACCTGACTCTTGCCTATGGCCGTAGATACGGTCTGGTGGGTCAGAATGGTATTGGTAAATCGACATTGCTTAGAGCGCTCAGTAAACGTGAGGTTGGAATTCCAACCCATATTTCTATCCTACACGTCGAGCAAGAAATCACTGGAGATGACACACCCGCTCTGCAGGCCGTTCTGGATGCCGATGTGTGGCGAAAACACCTGCTCaaggagcaggagaagatTTCGAAAGAACTTGCCGAACTTGAAGCAGAGCGATCGTCCATGGCGGATACGTCAACCGATGCTGCGCGCCTAGACAAGCAACGCGAGGGTCTAGACATAACGCTCAGCGATGTTCAAGGCAAGCTCGCAGAAATGGAGTCCGATAAAGCTGAATCTCGCGCGGCTAGCATTCTCGCTGGTCTGGGATTCTCGCACGAGAGGCAACAATTCGCCACCAAGACCTTCTCTGGTGGTTGGCGTATGCGTCTGGCGCTGGCACGAGCCCTCTTCTGCGAACCCgaccttctgctgctcgacgAGCCTTCGAACATGTTGGACGTGCCTTCTATCACGTTCTTGTCAAATTATCTGCAAGGATATCCAAGCACAGTGTTGGTGGTGTCCCACGACAGGGCTTTCCTAAACGAAGTTGCTACCGATATCATTCACCAACATTCAGAGCGCCTGGACTACTACAAAGGCGCGAACTTCGACTCCTTCTATGCAACCAAGGAGGAGAGGCGGAAGACTGCACAGCGAGAGTACGAGAAGCAGATGGCCGAACGTGCTCATCTGCAAGCTTTTATCGACAAGTTCCGTTACAACGCTGCCAAATCTTCTGAAGCTCAATCTCGGATCAAGAAGTTGGAGCGTATGCCCGTGCTTGAAGCGCCAGAGAGTGTCTACACTGTACACTTCAAGTTCCCTGAGGTCGAGAAGCTGTCACCGCCAATCATCCAAATGACTAATGTCACTTTCGGCTACACACCAGACAAAATATTGCTGAGGAACGTCGACCTGGACGTGCAGCTGGATTCACGTATTGGAATTGTTGGACCAAACGGTGCAGGCAAGACAACGGCGCTGAAGCTGCTCATTGGCGCACTCTCGCCCACTTCCGGATTGATCTCACAGAATCCACGCTTACGCATTGGATTCTTCGCTCAGCACCATGTTGATGCCCTTGATCTCAACGCCAGTGCCGTTGGCTTCATGGCCGCAAAGTATCCTGGCAAGTCAGATGAAGAGTATCGTCGCCATCTCGGAGCGTTTGGTATTACTGGCATGACCGGATTGCAGAAGATGGGACTCTTGTCAGGAGGACAAAAGTCAAGAGTGGCATTCGCGTGTATTGGTCTGCAAAACCCACACATCCTGGTACTCGATGAGCCTTCGAATCATCTTGATATCGAAGCAATGGACGCTCTCAGCACGGCATTACGTGAATTCCAAGGAGGTGTGCTGATGGTCAGCCACG ATGTGACGATGCTTCAGAACGTCTGCACTAGTCTCTGGGTGTGTGACAACGGAACGGTCGAGCATTTTG ACGGTACTGTCAAGGACTACAAGAAGCGCATCTCGGCTCAAGCGGGTGAGGCAGGCGTGGTTGCTCAGCATTAG